Part of the Laribacter hongkongensis DSM 14985 genome is shown below.
ATCGGCCAGCCGCAGCAGGTCACCGGCATGGTCGGCATGCTCGGGAAAACAGCTGATCCCGGCACTGGCCGACAGCATCACCGTACCGTGCTGCAATTCGTAGGGTTCACCCAGCCGGGCCAGCAGGGTCTGGGTCTGCCGGGCCAGCTCGGCGCCGGCAAGCGGCCCGCCGCGTACCAGCACGACAAATTCGTCTCCTCCCAGCCGGTAGACCTGATGCGAAGCGTCAGCAACCGCTTGCAGGCGACGGCCGGTTTCACGCAGCAGCTCGTCGCCGGCTTCGTGTCCCCAGCTGTCATTGATGCGCTTGAAAAAATCGAGGTCGATCAGGACCAGCGCCATCCATTCCGGCTCGTGGCGCACCTGTGCGTCAATGGCTGCCAGCAAGGCCCGGCGGTTGGCCAGCCCGGTCACGCTATCGTGATTGGCATCGTACTGCATGTGCGCGGCCTGCCGGCTCAGGGCCAGCATCTGGCGCCGGATCACCCAGCCGAGGGCGACGGCTACCAGACAAAAGGCGAGGGTCAGGCTGCCGGTGCGCCATACCGACAGCAGCCAAGCTTCGGTCAGCTCGGATTCGTCCACCGAAACGGCCACCACCCACGGCAGCATGGTCAGCGGTTGGGTAACCACCTGGCGTTCGGTTCCGTCGTAAGGAGAACGCTGGTAGCTGACGCCACCTTCGATCATGCTGGCCGGCAGCGGATAGCGTCCAAGCGGGTTGTCACTGGCGGCATGCGGCTGTGGATAACGGGCCAGCAGCAGGCCGTCTTCACGCTGCATGACGGAAATGGCGTAGCGGTGCGCGCCGGCAAGTTCGGCGTAATAGCGTTCCAGATAGTTGCTGAGGATCGAGGCTGACAGCACTGCCCGCAGGTTGCCCTCGCGGTCGCGGATGGCGATGCTGACCGGGATGATGCGTTTGCCGGTGGCCCGGCTGATCACCGGCAAGCCGACATAAAACTGCTGGTCACGCCGGGGCAGGTGGTAGCGGAAGTAATCCCGGTCTGCGAGCCGGACGCGCCTGAATGTCGGGTCGCTGGATGAGGCGGCAATGATGTCGCCGTCCGGGTTGGAAAGCACGAAGGTCGAGAGGGCTGCCGCCCCCTGGACTGTTTGCAGCAAGCGGTCAAGTTCGGCCGAGGGATGCAGCGGCTGGTCGGATTGCAGGCCGGGATCGTCGCGTACACTGAGCAGGGCCAGCCGGGCGTTGTCGAGCACCTGGCCCAGATGACTGGCCACCACGCGTGACACCATGGTCAGCTCGCGCGCGGATTCGGCATGAATCTGCTCCCGGCTTGCGACGATATTGGCCACGCCCACTCCGCACGCCAGCAGGACCAGTACCGCAATGGCGACAGACAAGGACAACAGACGCATCCTCTCCAGCCCCTTTTGTATGCATTAGGAATTTTTCGACATTATCATTTGCGACTAATGCATACCAGCCGATTCTTGCATCCGCGTGCCGGCCAAGAAACGGCTCTTTAAGACCCGCTCCGGACAGCCACCGGAAACGCTGCGGCATAACCGGGGCAAATGCACTGGTGAAACAGGTGCTTGGCTGCGGCCAGCCCCGGGCAAAGCGTGTAGAATCGCGGTCATTTTTGAATCAGGACTGCCACAATGAGCATCAAATCGGACAAGTGGATTCGCCGGATGGCGGCAGAGTACGACATGATCAGCCCCTTCGAGCCGGATCTGGTGCGTCAGGTCAACGGTGAAAAGGTCATCTCGTTCGGCACCTCCAGCTATGGCTACGACATTCGCTGCGCCGATGAATTCAAGGTATTCACCAATATCAATTCGACCATGGTCGACCCGAAGAATTTCGACGAAAAATGCTTCGTCGACGTCAAGGGTGAGTACTGCATCATTCCGCCCAATTCGTTTGCACTGGCCCGCACGGTGGAATACTTCCGCATTCCCCGCAATGTGCTGACCGTCTGTCTGGGCAAATCCACCTATGCCCGCTGCGGCATCGTCGTCAATGTCACGCCGTTCGAGCCGGAATGGGAAGGCTATGTGACGCTGGAGTTTTCCAACACCACACCGCTGCCCGCCAAGATTTACGCCAACGAAGGCGTGGCCCAGGTGCTGTTCTTTGAAAGCGACGAGGTCTGCGAAGTCTCGTACCGCGACCGTGGCGGCAAATACATGGGGCAGGTAGGTGTCACGCTGCCCCGCTCATGACAATGACGGCCATCCAGACTGATCGGGCTCGACTTCCGGAAAATATCGCCTAAGCTGAATTCACAGATG
Proteins encoded:
- a CDS encoding putative bifunctional diguanylate cyclase/phosphodiesterase, whose product is MRLLSLSVAIAVLVLLACGVGVANIVASREQIHAESARELTMVSRVVASHLGQVLDNARLALLSVRDDPGLQSDQPLHPSAELDRLLQTVQGAAALSTFVLSNPDGDIIAASSSDPTFRRVRLADRDYFRYHLPRRDQQFYVGLPVISRATGKRIIPVSIAIRDREGNLRAVLSASILSNYLERYYAELAGAHRYAISVMQREDGLLLARYPQPHAASDNPLGRYPLPASMIEGGVSYQRSPYDGTERQVVTQPLTMLPWVVAVSVDESELTEAWLLSVWRTGSLTLAFCLVAVALGWVIRRQMLALSRQAAHMQYDANHDSVTGLANRRALLAAIDAQVRHEPEWMALVLIDLDFFKRINDSWGHEAGDELLRETGRRLQAVADASHQVYRLGGDEFVVLVRGGPLAGAELARQTQTLLARLGEPYELQHGTVMLSASAGISCFPEHADHAGDLLRLADAAMYHAKRQGRNGHVFFDRSMAQEADETLLVDTALRQAIPRHELRLLYQPVVDANNGHLGKVEALLRWKHPEYGAISPARFIPVAEESGYIAVLGDWVLGEACRQARIWLDAGCPCRVAVNLSAREILEPNFIKRLQGHLLASGLPPQWLELELTERALYDGNGAAERLADLRDLGVSLAIDDFGTGYSSLSYLCRYPVQVLKIDRSFVCQLDDPANLAIVRSIIALGHSLALEIVAEGVETSLQANQLRALGCTSLQGFFFARPQTATELVRWRNPVTA
- the dcd gene encoding dCTP deaminase, whose product is MSIKSDKWIRRMAAEYDMISPFEPDLVRQVNGEKVISFGTSSYGYDIRCADEFKVFTNINSTMVDPKNFDEKCFVDVKGEYCIIPPNSFALARTVEYFRIPRNVLTVCLGKSTYARCGIVVNVTPFEPEWEGYVTLEFSNTTPLPAKIYANEGVAQVLFFESDEVCEVSYRDRGGKYMGQVGVTLPRS